One Chaetodon trifascialis isolate fChaTrf1 chromosome 13, fChaTrf1.hap1, whole genome shotgun sequence DNA segment encodes these proteins:
- the LOC139341060 gene encoding CSC1-like protein 2 isoform X2: protein MHRVLILIMAIWGVQGCSDSESCPTLPPNATSRDYCYSARIRSTVLQGLPFGGVPTVLALDFMFFLGLLVVFSFLRKVAWDYGRLALVTDADRRMDQRYSRLDDREYMASAMTSETPERYERLTSVSSSVDIDQRDTGFCSWLTAIFRIKDEEIREKCGEDAVHYLSFQRHIIGLLVVVGVLSVGIILPVNFSGNLLENNAYSFGRTTIANLDTDNTLLWLHTTFAFLYLLLTVYSMRRHTSKMHYKEDDLVKRTLFVNGISKYAEESEIKQHFELAYENCVVLEARICYNVARLMYLNSERKKTERSKKFFVDLQAKEHITTMINPKPCGHLCCCIIKGCEQEEAVSYYTKLEAQLKDDYRKEREKVNRKPLGMAFVTFQNESITAIILKDFNACKCQGCQCRREPKSSQFSAKLHTHNWTVSYAPDPQNVYWEHLSVGGFSWWIRCFIINIVLFLLLFFLTTPAIIISTMDKFNVTKPVEYLNNPIITQFFPTLLLWSFSALLPTIVYYSAFFEAHWTRSGENRTTMHKCYTFLIFMVLLLPSLGLSSLDVFFRWLFDKRFLADAKVRFECVFLPDNGAFFVNYVIASAFIGNAMDLLRIPGLLMYMIRLCLARSAAERRNVKRHQAYEFQFGAAYAWMMCVFTVVMTYSITCPIIVPFGLMYMLLKHLADRYNMYYAYLPSKLDKKIHSGAVNQVVAAPILCLFWLLFFSTVRSGFSAATSMFTFVVLIITIIICLSHVCFGHFKYLSAHNYKIDTQDVDGLENGRPVCTSASNKAAQMYIAQVLQDPNSEEAGSGSGEDDGQGSSQDEEIINVENGLNEDFQSGEDSLIDNEVRH, encoded by the exons ATGCACAGAGTGTTGATATTAATAATGGCCATCTGGGGGGTGCAAGGATGCTCCGATTCAGAGAGCTGCCCGACGCTACCGCCCAATGCCACCTCCAGGGACTACTGTTACTCAGCCCGAATTCGCAGTACAGTGCTCCAGGGTTTGCCGTTCGGTGGGGTTCCTACTGTCCTCGCCCTTGACTTTATGTTCTTTTTG GGGCTGCTGGTTGTGTTCTCCTTCTTGAGAAAAGTAGCATGGGACTATGGGCGTCTGGCTCTGGTGACTGATGCTGACAG AAGAATGGATCAACGGTACAGTCGCCTGGATGATCGGGAATA TATGGCCTCTGCCATGACATCAGAGACACCAGAGCGCTATGAGCGCCTCACCTCAGTTTCCAGCTCTGTGGACATTGATCAGAGAGACACA GGCTTCTGCTCCTGGCTAACTGCCATCTTCCGCATCAA GGATGAAGAGATAAGGGAGAAGTGTGGCGAGGATGCAGTACATTACTTGTCCTTTCAGCGCCACATCATTGGCCTGCTGGTAGTGGTGGGCGTGCTCTCTGTGGGCATCATTTTGCCTGTTAACTTCTCGGGAAACCTACTTG AAAACAATGCCTATAGTTTTGGGCGAACCACTATAGCAAATTTGGACACAGA TAATACACTACTGTGGCTGCACACCACCTTTGCATTCCTCTACCTGTTACTGACAGTGTACAGCATGAGACGGCACACCTCCAAGATGCACTACAAGGAGGACGACCTG GTGAAACGCACTTTATTTGTCAATGGAATCTCCAAATACGCAGAGGAGTCTGAGATCAAGCAACACTTTGA GCTGGCATATGAAAACTGTGTCGTACTGGAAGCTCGTATCTGTTACAATGTGGCTAGGCTGATGTATCTCAACTCTGAGAG GAAGAAGACGGAGCGCAGCAAGAAGTTCTTTGTTGACTTGCAGGCCAAGGAGCATATTACCACCATGATCAATCCAAAACCCTGTGGACACCTTTGCTGTTGTATCATCAAAGGCTGTGAGCAG GAAGAGGCTGTGAGCTACTATACCAAGCTAGAGGCCCAACTAAAAGATGACtacaggaaggagagagaaaaggttaACAGGAAGCCCTTAGGAATGGCCTTTGTTACCTTCCAAAACGAGTCCATAACCGCCAT AATCCTGAAAGACTTCAATGCTTGCAAGTGTCAGGGCTGTCAATGTCGTCGGGAGCCAAAGAGCTCTCAATTCAGCGCcaagctccacacacacaactggACTGTCAGCTACGCCCCTGATCCACAGAACGTCTACTG GGAGCATCTGTCAGTGGGAGGATTCTCCTGGTGGATCCGCTGCTTCATCATCAACAttgtgctcttcctcctcctcttcttcctcaccacCCCGGCCATCATCATCTCCACCATGGATAAGTTCAATGTTACCAAACCAGTGGAGTACCTAAAT AATCCAATCATCACCCAGTTCttccccaccctcctcctgtGGTCCTTCTCTGCCTTGCTTCCTACCATTGTCTACTACTCTGCCTTCTTTGAAGCTCACTGGACCCG GTCGGGAGAGAACAGGACCACAATGCATAAATGCTACACTTTCTTGATCTTCATGGTCTTGTTGCTGCCCTCCCTCGGGCTCAGCAG ttTGGATGTTTTCTTCCGCTGGCTTTTTGACAAAAGATTCTTGGCAGATGCTAAAGTCAGATTTGA GTGTGTGTTCCTTCCTGACAATGGAGCTTTCTTTGTGAACTACGTCATTGCCTCTGCATTCATTGGTAACGCCATGGACCTGCTGAGGATCCCTGGTCTACTTATGTACATGATCCGCCTCTGCCTGGCTcgctctgcagcagagaggaggaacgTCAAGAGG CACCAAGCCTATGAGTTCCAGTTCGGGGCAGCTTACGCCTGGATGATGTGTGTCTTCACCGTGGTTATGACCTACAGCATCACCTGCCCAATCATTGTCCCTTTTG GGCTGATGTACATGCTGCTGAAACACCTTGCAGACAGATACAACATGTATTATGCGTATCTACCATCCAAACTGGACAAGAAGATCCATTCTGGAGCTGTCAACCAAGTGGTGGCCGCTCCtattctctgtctcttctggcttcTGTTCTTTTCCACTGTTCGCTCTG GGTTTTCAGCTGCAACATCCATGTTCACGTTCGTGGTTTTGATCATCACAATCATTATCTgcctctctcatgtctgttttggacattttaaataTCTCAGTGCCCACAATTACAAG ATTGACACCCAGGATGTAGACGGGTTGGAGAATGGGCGTCCAGTGTGCACTTCTGCATCCAATAAGGCAGCA caaATGTACATTGCTCAGGTACTTCAAGACCCAAATTCAGAAGAGGCCGGTTCAGGCAGTGGCGAGGACGACGGCCAGGGGTCCTCGCAGGACGAGGAAATAATCAATGTTGAAAATGGCCTGAATGAGGACTTCCAGTCTGGTGAGGACAGCCTCATTGATAATGAAGTGCGGCACTGA
- the LOC139341060 gene encoding CSC1-like protein 2 isoform X3 yields the protein MHRVLILIMAIWGVQGCSDSESCPTLPPNATSRDYCYSARIRSTVLQGLPFGGVPTVLALDFMFFLGLLVVFSFLRKVAWDYGRLALVTDADSMASAMTSETPERYERLTSVSSSVDIDQRDTGFCSWLTAIFRIKDEEIREKCGEDAVHYLSFQRHIIGLLVVVGVLSVGIILPVNFSGNLLENNAYSFGRTTIANLDTDNTLLWLHTTFAFLYLLLTVYSMRRHTSKMHYKEDDLVKRTLFVNGISKYAEESEIKQHFELAYENCVVLEARICYNVARLMYLNSERKKTERSKKFFVDLQAKEHITTMINPKPCGHLCCCIIKGCEQEEAVSYYTKLEAQLKDDYRKEREKVNRKPLGMAFVTFQNESITAIILKDFNACKCQGCQCRREPKSSQFSAKLHTHNWTVSYAPDPQNVYWEHLSVGGFSWWIRCFIINIVLFLLLFFLTTPAIIISTMDKFNVTKPVEYLNNPIITQFFPTLLLWSFSALLPTIVYYSAFFEAHWTRSGENRTTMHKCYTFLIFMVLLLPSLGLSSLDVFFRWLFDKRFLADAKVRFECVFLPDNGAFFVNYVIASAFIGNAMDLLRIPGLLMYMIRLCLARSAAERRNVKRHQAYEFQFGAAYAWMMCVFTVVMTYSITCPIIVPFGLMYMLLKHLADRYNMYYAYLPSKLDKKIHSGAVNQVVAAPILCLFWLLFFSTVRSGFSAATSMFTFVVLIITIIICLSHVCFGHFKYLSAHNYKIDTQDVDGLENGRPVCTSASNKAAQMYIAQVLQDPNSEEAGSGSGEDDGQGSSQDEEIINVENGLNEDFQSGEDSLIDNEVRH from the exons ATGCACAGAGTGTTGATATTAATAATGGCCATCTGGGGGGTGCAAGGATGCTCCGATTCAGAGAGCTGCCCGACGCTACCGCCCAATGCCACCTCCAGGGACTACTGTTACTCAGCCCGAATTCGCAGTACAGTGCTCCAGGGTTTGCCGTTCGGTGGGGTTCCTACTGTCCTCGCCCTTGACTTTATGTTCTTTTTG GGGCTGCTGGTTGTGTTCTCCTTCTTGAGAAAAGTAGCATGGGACTATGGGCGTCTGGCTCTGGTGACTGATGCTGACAG TATGGCCTCTGCCATGACATCAGAGACACCAGAGCGCTATGAGCGCCTCACCTCAGTTTCCAGCTCTGTGGACATTGATCAGAGAGACACA GGCTTCTGCTCCTGGCTAACTGCCATCTTCCGCATCAA GGATGAAGAGATAAGGGAGAAGTGTGGCGAGGATGCAGTACATTACTTGTCCTTTCAGCGCCACATCATTGGCCTGCTGGTAGTGGTGGGCGTGCTCTCTGTGGGCATCATTTTGCCTGTTAACTTCTCGGGAAACCTACTTG AAAACAATGCCTATAGTTTTGGGCGAACCACTATAGCAAATTTGGACACAGA TAATACACTACTGTGGCTGCACACCACCTTTGCATTCCTCTACCTGTTACTGACAGTGTACAGCATGAGACGGCACACCTCCAAGATGCACTACAAGGAGGACGACCTG GTGAAACGCACTTTATTTGTCAATGGAATCTCCAAATACGCAGAGGAGTCTGAGATCAAGCAACACTTTGA GCTGGCATATGAAAACTGTGTCGTACTGGAAGCTCGTATCTGTTACAATGTGGCTAGGCTGATGTATCTCAACTCTGAGAG GAAGAAGACGGAGCGCAGCAAGAAGTTCTTTGTTGACTTGCAGGCCAAGGAGCATATTACCACCATGATCAATCCAAAACCCTGTGGACACCTTTGCTGTTGTATCATCAAAGGCTGTGAGCAG GAAGAGGCTGTGAGCTACTATACCAAGCTAGAGGCCCAACTAAAAGATGACtacaggaaggagagagaaaaggttaACAGGAAGCCCTTAGGAATGGCCTTTGTTACCTTCCAAAACGAGTCCATAACCGCCAT AATCCTGAAAGACTTCAATGCTTGCAAGTGTCAGGGCTGTCAATGTCGTCGGGAGCCAAAGAGCTCTCAATTCAGCGCcaagctccacacacacaactggACTGTCAGCTACGCCCCTGATCCACAGAACGTCTACTG GGAGCATCTGTCAGTGGGAGGATTCTCCTGGTGGATCCGCTGCTTCATCATCAACAttgtgctcttcctcctcctcttcttcctcaccacCCCGGCCATCATCATCTCCACCATGGATAAGTTCAATGTTACCAAACCAGTGGAGTACCTAAAT AATCCAATCATCACCCAGTTCttccccaccctcctcctgtGGTCCTTCTCTGCCTTGCTTCCTACCATTGTCTACTACTCTGCCTTCTTTGAAGCTCACTGGACCCG GTCGGGAGAGAACAGGACCACAATGCATAAATGCTACACTTTCTTGATCTTCATGGTCTTGTTGCTGCCCTCCCTCGGGCTCAGCAG ttTGGATGTTTTCTTCCGCTGGCTTTTTGACAAAAGATTCTTGGCAGATGCTAAAGTCAGATTTGA GTGTGTGTTCCTTCCTGACAATGGAGCTTTCTTTGTGAACTACGTCATTGCCTCTGCATTCATTGGTAACGCCATGGACCTGCTGAGGATCCCTGGTCTACTTATGTACATGATCCGCCTCTGCCTGGCTcgctctgcagcagagaggaggaacgTCAAGAGG CACCAAGCCTATGAGTTCCAGTTCGGGGCAGCTTACGCCTGGATGATGTGTGTCTTCACCGTGGTTATGACCTACAGCATCACCTGCCCAATCATTGTCCCTTTTG GGCTGATGTACATGCTGCTGAAACACCTTGCAGACAGATACAACATGTATTATGCGTATCTACCATCCAAACTGGACAAGAAGATCCATTCTGGAGCTGTCAACCAAGTGGTGGCCGCTCCtattctctgtctcttctggcttcTGTTCTTTTCCACTGTTCGCTCTG GGTTTTCAGCTGCAACATCCATGTTCACGTTCGTGGTTTTGATCATCACAATCATTATCTgcctctctcatgtctgttttggacattttaaataTCTCAGTGCCCACAATTACAAG ATTGACACCCAGGATGTAGACGGGTTGGAGAATGGGCGTCCAGTGTGCACTTCTGCATCCAATAAGGCAGCA caaATGTACATTGCTCAGGTACTTCAAGACCCAAATTCAGAAGAGGCCGGTTCAGGCAGTGGCGAGGACGACGGCCAGGGGTCCTCGCAGGACGAGGAAATAATCAATGTTGAAAATGGCCTGAATGAGGACTTCCAGTCTGGTGAGGACAGCCTCATTGATAATGAAGTGCGGCACTGA
- the LOC139341060 gene encoding CSC1-like protein 2 isoform X1 has protein sequence MHRVLILIMAIWGVQGCSDSESCPTLPPNATSRDYCYSARIRSTVLQGLPFGGVPTVLALDFMFFLGLLVVFSFLRKVAWDYGRLALVTDADSMDFFCVSALHELHRQDAYRESMASAMTSETPERYERLTSVSSSVDIDQRDTGFCSWLTAIFRIKDEEIREKCGEDAVHYLSFQRHIIGLLVVVGVLSVGIILPVNFSGNLLENNAYSFGRTTIANLDTDNTLLWLHTTFAFLYLLLTVYSMRRHTSKMHYKEDDLVKRTLFVNGISKYAEESEIKQHFELAYENCVVLEARICYNVARLMYLNSERKKTERSKKFFVDLQAKEHITTMINPKPCGHLCCCIIKGCEQEEAVSYYTKLEAQLKDDYRKEREKVNRKPLGMAFVTFQNESITAIILKDFNACKCQGCQCRREPKSSQFSAKLHTHNWTVSYAPDPQNVYWEHLSVGGFSWWIRCFIINIVLFLLLFFLTTPAIIISTMDKFNVTKPVEYLNNPIITQFFPTLLLWSFSALLPTIVYYSAFFEAHWTRSGENRTTMHKCYTFLIFMVLLLPSLGLSSLDVFFRWLFDKRFLADAKVRFECVFLPDNGAFFVNYVIASAFIGNAMDLLRIPGLLMYMIRLCLARSAAERRNVKRHQAYEFQFGAAYAWMMCVFTVVMTYSITCPIIVPFGLMYMLLKHLADRYNMYYAYLPSKLDKKIHSGAVNQVVAAPILCLFWLLFFSTVRSGFSAATSMFTFVVLIITIIICLSHVCFGHFKYLSAHNYKIDTQDVDGLENGRPVCTSASNKAAQMYIAQVLQDPNSEEAGSGSGEDDGQGSSQDEEIINVENGLNEDFQSGEDSLIDNEVRH, from the exons ATGCACAGAGTGTTGATATTAATAATGGCCATCTGGGGGGTGCAAGGATGCTCCGATTCAGAGAGCTGCCCGACGCTACCGCCCAATGCCACCTCCAGGGACTACTGTTACTCAGCCCGAATTCGCAGTACAGTGCTCCAGGGTTTGCCGTTCGGTGGGGTTCCTACTGTCCTCGCCCTTGACTTTATGTTCTTTTTG GGGCTGCTGGTTGTGTTCTCCTTCTTGAGAAAAGTAGCATGGGACTATGGGCGTCTGGCTCTGGTGACTGATGCTGACAG CATGGACTTCTTCTGTGTGAGCGCACTGCatgagctgcacagacaggatGCTTATAGGGAGAG TATGGCCTCTGCCATGACATCAGAGACACCAGAGCGCTATGAGCGCCTCACCTCAGTTTCCAGCTCTGTGGACATTGATCAGAGAGACACA GGCTTCTGCTCCTGGCTAACTGCCATCTTCCGCATCAA GGATGAAGAGATAAGGGAGAAGTGTGGCGAGGATGCAGTACATTACTTGTCCTTTCAGCGCCACATCATTGGCCTGCTGGTAGTGGTGGGCGTGCTCTCTGTGGGCATCATTTTGCCTGTTAACTTCTCGGGAAACCTACTTG AAAACAATGCCTATAGTTTTGGGCGAACCACTATAGCAAATTTGGACACAGA TAATACACTACTGTGGCTGCACACCACCTTTGCATTCCTCTACCTGTTACTGACAGTGTACAGCATGAGACGGCACACCTCCAAGATGCACTACAAGGAGGACGACCTG GTGAAACGCACTTTATTTGTCAATGGAATCTCCAAATACGCAGAGGAGTCTGAGATCAAGCAACACTTTGA GCTGGCATATGAAAACTGTGTCGTACTGGAAGCTCGTATCTGTTACAATGTGGCTAGGCTGATGTATCTCAACTCTGAGAG GAAGAAGACGGAGCGCAGCAAGAAGTTCTTTGTTGACTTGCAGGCCAAGGAGCATATTACCACCATGATCAATCCAAAACCCTGTGGACACCTTTGCTGTTGTATCATCAAAGGCTGTGAGCAG GAAGAGGCTGTGAGCTACTATACCAAGCTAGAGGCCCAACTAAAAGATGACtacaggaaggagagagaaaaggttaACAGGAAGCCCTTAGGAATGGCCTTTGTTACCTTCCAAAACGAGTCCATAACCGCCAT AATCCTGAAAGACTTCAATGCTTGCAAGTGTCAGGGCTGTCAATGTCGTCGGGAGCCAAAGAGCTCTCAATTCAGCGCcaagctccacacacacaactggACTGTCAGCTACGCCCCTGATCCACAGAACGTCTACTG GGAGCATCTGTCAGTGGGAGGATTCTCCTGGTGGATCCGCTGCTTCATCATCAACAttgtgctcttcctcctcctcttcttcctcaccacCCCGGCCATCATCATCTCCACCATGGATAAGTTCAATGTTACCAAACCAGTGGAGTACCTAAAT AATCCAATCATCACCCAGTTCttccccaccctcctcctgtGGTCCTTCTCTGCCTTGCTTCCTACCATTGTCTACTACTCTGCCTTCTTTGAAGCTCACTGGACCCG GTCGGGAGAGAACAGGACCACAATGCATAAATGCTACACTTTCTTGATCTTCATGGTCTTGTTGCTGCCCTCCCTCGGGCTCAGCAG ttTGGATGTTTTCTTCCGCTGGCTTTTTGACAAAAGATTCTTGGCAGATGCTAAAGTCAGATTTGA GTGTGTGTTCCTTCCTGACAATGGAGCTTTCTTTGTGAACTACGTCATTGCCTCTGCATTCATTGGTAACGCCATGGACCTGCTGAGGATCCCTGGTCTACTTATGTACATGATCCGCCTCTGCCTGGCTcgctctgcagcagagaggaggaacgTCAAGAGG CACCAAGCCTATGAGTTCCAGTTCGGGGCAGCTTACGCCTGGATGATGTGTGTCTTCACCGTGGTTATGACCTACAGCATCACCTGCCCAATCATTGTCCCTTTTG GGCTGATGTACATGCTGCTGAAACACCTTGCAGACAGATACAACATGTATTATGCGTATCTACCATCCAAACTGGACAAGAAGATCCATTCTGGAGCTGTCAACCAAGTGGTGGCCGCTCCtattctctgtctcttctggcttcTGTTCTTTTCCACTGTTCGCTCTG GGTTTTCAGCTGCAACATCCATGTTCACGTTCGTGGTTTTGATCATCACAATCATTATCTgcctctctcatgtctgttttggacattttaaataTCTCAGTGCCCACAATTACAAG ATTGACACCCAGGATGTAGACGGGTTGGAGAATGGGCGTCCAGTGTGCACTTCTGCATCCAATAAGGCAGCA caaATGTACATTGCTCAGGTACTTCAAGACCCAAATTCAGAAGAGGCCGGTTCAGGCAGTGGCGAGGACGACGGCCAGGGGTCCTCGCAGGACGAGGAAATAATCAATGTTGAAAATGGCCTGAATGAGGACTTCCAGTCTGGTGAGGACAGCCTCATTGATAATGAAGTGCGGCACTGA
- the LOC139341060 gene encoding CSC1-like protein 2 isoform X4 encodes MMCVFTVVMTYSITCPIIVPFGLMYMLLKHLADRYNMYYAYLPSKLDKKIHSGAVNQVVAAPILCLFWLLFFSTVRSGFSAATSMFTFVVLIITIIICLSHVCFGHFKYLSAHNYKIDTQDVDGLENGRPVCTSASNKAAQMYIAQVLQDPNSEEAGSGSGEDDGQGSSQDEEIINVENGLNEDFQSGEDSLIDNEVRH; translated from the exons ATGATGTGTGTCTTCACCGTGGTTATGACCTACAGCATCACCTGCCCAATCATTGTCCCTTTTG GGCTGATGTACATGCTGCTGAAACACCTTGCAGACAGATACAACATGTATTATGCGTATCTACCATCCAAACTGGACAAGAAGATCCATTCTGGAGCTGTCAACCAAGTGGTGGCCGCTCCtattctctgtctcttctggcttcTGTTCTTTTCCACTGTTCGCTCTG GGTTTTCAGCTGCAACATCCATGTTCACGTTCGTGGTTTTGATCATCACAATCATTATCTgcctctctcatgtctgttttggacattttaaataTCTCAGTGCCCACAATTACAAG ATTGACACCCAGGATGTAGACGGGTTGGAGAATGGGCGTCCAGTGTGCACTTCTGCATCCAATAAGGCAGCA caaATGTACATTGCTCAGGTACTTCAAGACCCAAATTCAGAAGAGGCCGGTTCAGGCAGTGGCGAGGACGACGGCCAGGGGTCCTCGCAGGACGAGGAAATAATCAATGTTGAAAATGGCCTGAATGAGGACTTCCAGTCTGGTGAGGACAGCCTCATTGATAATGAAGTGCGGCACTGA
- the LOC139341207 gene encoding zinc transporter ZIP9 — protein sequence MDGGLTITFISVAMFVGCFLLGFIPLLFRLSEKSLQFVSILGAGLLCGTALAIVIPEGVDLLEESWRASSSSDVPTGLNGSEKSAASSERGPPPRFFIGVALTLGFTLMFVVDQIGSYFSIRDQTNSVGITATLGLLIHAAADGFALGAAVATGQVTVQVIVFFAVILHKAPAAFGLVSFLMHAGLEKKYIQGHLLAFSAAAPIFAIATYFILHASGSSSQSQLSATGVGMLFSAGTFLYVATVHVLPEISSSRTGPPSSDPQQHSGAEVHMKQRLGLLESLTLILGVSLPMVLALGLHDD from the exons ATGGACGGCGGGTTGACTATCACTTTTATATCTGTTGCGATGTTTGTAGGTTGTTTTTTACTTGGATTCATCCCTCTGCTGTTCAGACTCTCTGAG AAAAGCCTGCAGTTTGTGTCCATCCTGGGGGCAGGGCTCCTGTGTGGGACAGCACTGGCCATCGTCATCCCTGAGGGAGTGGACTTACTGGAAGAATCATGGAGAG catcctcctcctctgatgtgCCAACCGGCCTGAACGGCAGTGAAAAAAGTGCAGCTTCGTCAGAGAGAGGCCCTCCTCCTCGGTTCTTCATCGGAGTGGCTTTAACTCTCGGGTTCACCCTCATGTTTGTGGTGGACCAGATCGGAAGTTACTTTTCCATACGTG ACCAAACGAACAGTGTCGGCATCACGGCCACTTTGGGGCTGCTCATTCACGCTGCAG CTGATGGATTTGCTCTGGGTGCAGCTGTGGCCACGGGGCAAGTGACTGTGCAAGTGATAGTATTTTTTGCTGTGATTCTACACAAG GCGCCTGCAGCCTTTGGCCTGGTCTCCTTTCTGATGCACGCAGGCCTCGAAAAGAAGTACATTCAGGGACATTTGCTGGCGTTTTCGGCTGCAGCGCCTATATTTGCCATCGCCACGTACTTCATATTGCACGCG TCTGGCAGTTCCTCCCAGAGCCAGCTCAGTGCGACAGGTGTGGGAATGCTCTTCTCAGCCGGGACGTTCCTCTATGTGGCCACGGTGCACGTTCTCCctgagatcagcagcagcaggacaggcCCACCGTCCTCTGACCCccagcagcacagtggagcagaGGTCCACATGAAGCAACGTCTGGGGCTCCTGGAGAGCCTCACCCTCATCCTCGGGGTCAGCCTCCCAATGGTGCTGGCACTCGGGCTGCACGATGACTGA
- the LOC139341306 gene encoding coiled-coil domain-containing protein 177-like: protein MGELRSTSPRLHLDLNNFDSATAERSRYVLTSPRSLQSCARLGIKPVELLIKSLNELIAEQNDAPVEAVRVMHESYEKERLKLLQMCREERERIIQAAGDRWPARNNKVSGLEVAPETKLKDHSRDRQTGSVLYADLCLKGKSVSRSSSSAAGNRHPDRSTVCSFSLGDLRQSPATEMTLERLTKDIKKEMCVTVSERDRKIAALMLVKHQEEQASLKLSQQEELERQESHRQEEAQRAEAEKKRRKKLKQSMQRWHKELEVRRRLRERWEEEKAGQLEQEVLLREERWRRLKEEAEAQRRAKMEAAQKEAGGRKRCQERLLRDNEEVERRRRERERQVGVEREQKARRSRVLQEKKKRKRLVEGNHRELLRHVLLKQQVEQRVEEEETQMRSTLEKKLRHSCEKHGQAVEARLRELQERAAQEEEQSQRARMRAELQSIQHLTHKQILVQLSQRRAERAAQLASARHKTRAQQTHEHNKQRQLCHQRLRERIQREEEAARRVRESCIFMKDWRRERLRRQREQIQEEAHRLARASFHMRERVRQQTHRRTFDQMALEAQLTASMRRMKL from the coding sequence ATGGGGGAGCTGAGGTCCACCTCTCCCCGGCTTCATTTGGACCTGAACAACTTTGACTCGGCTACTGCCGAGAGGAGCCGCTACGTTTTAACGAGCCCGCGCTCTCTGCAGTCCTGCGCGAGACTCGGTATCAAACCTGTTGAACTTCTGATTAAATCGCTAAACGAATTGATTGCCGAGCAGAATGACGCCCCCGTTGAGGCGGTGAGGGTCATGCACGAATCCTACGAAAAGGAGAGATTGAAGCTTTTACAAATGTGccgggaggagagggagaggattaTCCAGGCGGCTGGGGACAGGTGGCCAGCCCGTAATAACAAAGTCTCAGGCCTGGAAGTGGCGCCTGAGACCAAACTGAAAGATCACTcaagggacagacagacagggtccGTCCTATATGCAGATCTGTGTCTTAAAGGGAAATCTGTGAGCAGGTCGTCCAGTTCAGCTGCTGGCAACAGGCACCCAGACAGGAGCacagtctgcagcttcagcctgGGAGACCTCAGACAGTCCCCAGCCACTGAGATGACACTGGAGAGGCTCACCAAGGACATCAAAAAGGAgatgtgtgtcacagtgtctgAGCGAGACCGCAAGATAGCAGCTCTCATGCTGGTGAAgcaccaggaggagcaggctTCCCTAAAGCTCAGTCAGCAAGAGGAGCTGGAGCGGCAGGAGTCCCACAGGCAGGAGGAGGCCCAGCGGGCtgaggcagagaaaaagaggaggaagaaactgAAGCAGAGTATGCAACGCTGGCACAAGGAGCTGGAGGTCCGTAGGAGGCTGCGGGAACgatgggaggaagagaaagcgGGACAGCTTGAACAGGAGGTGCTGCTGCgagaagagagatggaggaggctgAAAGAGGAGGCTGAGGCACAACGCAGAGCAAAGATGGAGGCTGCACAGAAAGAGGCAGGGGGGCGCAAACGGTGCCAGGAGAGGCTGCTGAGAGAcaatgaggaggtggagagaagaagacgagagagggagagacaggtaggagtggagagggagcagaaggccaggaggagcagagttctgcaggagaagaagaagaggaagaggctaGTGGAGGGCAACCACAGAGAGCTTCTAAGACATGTCCTGCTGaaacagcaggtggagcagcgggtggaggaagaggagacacagaTGAGGAGCACACTTGAGAAGAAGCTGCGACACTCCTGTGAGAAACACGGCCAGGCTGTAGAGGCTCGGCTGAGGGAGCTGCAGGAGCGGGCGgcccaggaagaggagcagagtcAGAGAGCCAGGATGAGGGCCGAGCTGCAGAGCATCCagcatctcacacacaaacagatccTGGTCCAGCTGAGCCAGCGGCGCGCGGAGAGAGCGGCCCAGCTCGCCTCGGCCCGGCACAAGACCAGAGCTCAGCAGACACACGAACACAACAAACAGCGGCAGCTCTGCCACCAGAGGCTCAGAGAGAGGatacagagggaggaagaggcagcgAGGAGGGTCAGAGAGAGCTGCATCTTCATGAAGgactggaggagggagaggctgcGGAGACAGCGGGAGCAGATACAGGAGGAGGCGCACAGGCTGGCTCGGGCCTCCTTTCAcatgagggagagagtgagacagcagacGCACAGGCGAACCTTTGATCAGATGGCTCTGGAGGCTCAGCTGACTGCCTCCATGAGACGCATGAAACTATGA